One window from the genome of Amycolatopsis sp. NBC_01480 encodes:
- a CDS encoding MarR family winged helix-turn-helix transcriptional regulator, whose amino-acid sequence MPAALINIASRALTRVNDQRLRPLGLTFAQMPVLVALKKADALSQKELAVLARIEQPSMAQLLARMDRDGLIRRGPARHDRRVSLISLTEDGRAKLAQVSSALFETNDQALKGFSAKETELLLDLLRRLVANLEESPGGGDVSTPPPR is encoded by the coding sequence GTGCCCGCGGCCCTGATCAACATCGCCTCGCGCGCGTTGACCCGGGTCAACGATCAGCGGCTGCGGCCGCTGGGGCTGACCTTCGCGCAGATGCCGGTGCTGGTGGCGCTGAAGAAGGCGGATGCGTTGTCCCAGAAGGAACTGGCGGTGCTGGCCCGGATCGAGCAGCCGTCCATGGCCCAGCTACTCGCCCGGATGGACCGCGACGGCCTGATCCGGCGCGGCCCCGCCCGGCACGACCGGCGGGTCAGCCTGATCTCGCTGACCGAGGACGGGCGGGCCAAGCTCGCGCAGGTGAGCTCGGCGCTGTTCGAGACCAACGACCAGGCGCTCAAAGGCTTCAGTGCCAAGGAAACCGAGCTCCTGCTGGACCTGCTCAGGAGGCTTGTCGCCAATCTCGAGGAGAGCCCGGGCGGCGGTGACGTGAGCACGCCACCGCCGCGCTGA
- a CDS encoding geranyl diphosphate 2-C-methyltransferase yields the protein MTIARPAPAEVLRTEYQKSVASYWNKEKDPVNLRLGDVDGLYHHHYGIGEVDQSVLEGPEQTRDERMIAEMHRLETAQAEVLLDHLGDVSPGDRLLDAGCGRGGSSIMANQRFGCQVDGVSISQKQVDFANGQAEARGVQDQVRYHFRNMLDTGFETGSRRAIWNNESTMYVDLFELFAEHARQLEFGGRYVTITGCYNDVTGGRSKAVAQIDQHYTCNIHPRSAYFKAMTANNMVPISVVDLTAQTIPYWELRAKSSVATGIEGPFLTAYREGSFHYLLIAADRV from the coding sequence GTGACGATCGCCCGGCCCGCCCCCGCCGAGGTCCTGCGCACCGAATACCAGAAGTCCGTGGCGTCCTACTGGAACAAGGAGAAAGACCCGGTCAACCTGCGCCTGGGCGACGTCGACGGCCTCTACCACCACCACTACGGCATCGGCGAGGTCGACCAGTCGGTGCTCGAGGGACCCGAACAGACCCGGGACGAGCGGATGATCGCCGAGATGCACCGGCTGGAGACGGCGCAGGCCGAGGTGCTGCTCGACCACCTCGGCGACGTCTCGCCCGGCGACCGGCTGCTGGACGCGGGCTGCGGGCGGGGCGGCAGCAGCATCATGGCCAACCAGCGGTTCGGCTGCCAGGTCGACGGGGTGTCGATCTCGCAGAAGCAGGTCGACTTCGCCAACGGCCAGGCCGAGGCCCGCGGCGTCCAGGACCAGGTCCGCTACCACTTCCGCAACATGCTCGACACCGGCTTCGAAACCGGTTCGCGCCGGGCCATCTGGAACAACGAGAGCACCATGTACGTGGACCTGTTCGAGCTGTTCGCCGAGCACGCCCGGCAGCTGGAGTTCGGCGGCCGCTACGTCACCATCACCGGCTGCTACAACGACGTGACCGGCGGGCGGTCCAAGGCGGTCGCGCAGATCGACCAGCACTACACCTGCAACATCCACCCGCGCAGCGCGTACTTCAAGGCCATGACGGCGAACAACATGGTGCCCATCTCCGTGGTCGACCTGACCGCGCAGACCATCCCGTACTGGGAGCTGCGCGCGAAGTCCTCGGTGGCCACCGGGATCGAGGGCCCGTTCCTCACCGCCTACCGCGAGGGCAGCTTCCACTATCTGCTCATCGCGGCCGACCGCGTCTGA
- a CDS encoding family 2B encapsulin nanocompartment shell protein — MTATEPLTPAAEARLSLGTAAARTLATTTKTRPQMQGISPRWLSRMLPWVEAAGGAYRVNRRLTYTVGDGRVSFTNVGADVRVVPQELAELALLRGFDDEDTLTALAGRFVQHEYPAGEVIVRHGTPLDEVVLVAHGKVAKVAPGEYGDEITLGTMADGDHFGDELLSGISRNWPFTVRAVTPVIVLTLRADAFADLNGRSERLREHVREMLAAGGKPQNAKGESEIEMSSGHDGEPLLPGTFADYETSPREYELAVAQTHLRVHTRVTDLYNEPMNQLDEQLRLTTEALRERQEHELVNNREFGLLHNADLKSRFQTRSGPPTPDDLDELVSRRRKTKFFLAHPRAIAAFGRECTRRGLYPEGTVVEDKAVPAWRGVPILPCDKIPVSETGTTSILAMRTGVEDHGVIGLHQTGLPDEVQPGLNVRFEGINDQAVASYLVSAYYSAAVLVPDALGVLENVEIAR; from the coding sequence ATGACCGCCACCGAGCCGCTCACCCCGGCCGCCGAGGCCCGGCTGAGCCTGGGCACGGCCGCCGCGCGCACCCTGGCGACGACCACCAAGACCCGGCCGCAGATGCAGGGCATCAGCCCGCGGTGGCTGTCGCGGATGCTGCCCTGGGTGGAGGCCGCGGGCGGCGCCTACCGGGTCAACCGCCGGCTGACCTACACCGTCGGCGACGGGCGGGTGAGCTTCACCAACGTCGGCGCCGACGTCCGGGTCGTGCCGCAGGAGCTGGCGGAACTGGCGCTGCTGCGCGGTTTCGACGACGAGGACACGCTCACCGCGCTGGCCGGCCGGTTCGTGCAGCACGAGTACCCGGCCGGCGAGGTGATCGTGCGCCACGGCACCCCGCTGGACGAGGTGGTGCTGGTCGCGCACGGCAAGGTGGCCAAGGTGGCGCCGGGCGAGTACGGCGACGAGATCACCCTCGGGACCATGGCCGACGGCGACCACTTCGGCGACGAGCTGCTCAGCGGGATCAGCCGCAACTGGCCGTTCACGGTCCGGGCGGTGACCCCGGTGATCGTGCTGACTCTGCGCGCCGACGCGTTCGCCGACCTGAACGGGCGCTCCGAGCGGCTGCGCGAGCACGTGCGGGAAATGCTGGCCGCGGGCGGGAAACCGCAGAACGCCAAGGGCGAGTCCGAGATCGAGATGTCCTCGGGCCACGACGGCGAGCCGCTCCTGCCCGGCACGTTCGCCGATTACGAGACCTCGCCGCGGGAGTACGAGCTGGCCGTCGCGCAAACCCACCTGCGCGTGCACACCCGGGTCACCGACCTCTACAACGAGCCGATGAACCAGCTCGACGAGCAGCTGCGGCTGACCACCGAGGCGCTGCGGGAACGGCAGGAGCACGAGCTGGTCAACAACCGCGAGTTCGGCCTGCTGCACAACGCCGACCTCAAGTCCCGGTTCCAGACCCGCTCCGGTCCGCCGACCCCGGACGATCTGGACGAGCTGGTCAGCCGGCGCCGCAAGACGAAGTTCTTCCTCGCCCACCCGCGCGCGATCGCCGCGTTCGGGAGGGAGTGCACCCGGCGCGGGCTGTACCCGGAGGGCACCGTGGTCGAGGACAAGGCCGTGCCCGCGTGGCGCGGGGTGCCGATCCTGCCGTGCGACAAGATCCCGGTCTCCGAAACCGGCACCACGTCCATCCTCGCGATGCGGACCGGGGTCGAGGACCACGGGGTGATCGGGCTGCACCAGACCGGCCTGCCCGACGAGGTCCAGCCCGGCCTCAACGTGCGGTTCGAGGGCATCAACGACCAGGCCGTGGCGTCCTACCTGGTCAGTGCCTACTACTCGGCCGCGGTGCTGGTCCCGGACGCGCTCGGCGTGCTGGAGAACGTCGAGATCGCCCGCTGA
- a CDS encoding family 2 encapsulin nanocompartment cargo protein terpene cyclase codes for MTDPHRALSTLLAGPTGLGTSAARLGARLTEVPLPDPGPGAEDPAYAYRTWGDGSASPLYCPVTERINDPLGEEVDRRLIAWAGEVGFDEQEAEQLGKAGFGRLVMLAHPDCEDPDRLLISAKLNAAWWAADDLYADDTALGAVPEKLPPRLALAMAAMDPVPPAGEFSRELDETLRSDRVLVALRSGVDHLRQYGSPAQVQRVNYSTFAMFVSWNAYAAWQYNDDPPPAWEYLAARQHDSFYTSMTLIDVLGGYELTANLFYEPRVRRAAIQAGTASVLVNDLHSVTKDLADENPPANMVLQVAADRSCPIEEATEIVVDLHNQIVRDFQAGHRALEPVASAELQRFLHGLRAWMGGGFEWHSTSPRYQ; via the coding sequence ATGACGGACCCGCACCGTGCCCTGTCCACCCTGCTGGCCGGCCCGACCGGGCTGGGCACGTCCGCGGCGCGCCTCGGCGCCCGGCTCACCGAGGTCCCGCTGCCGGACCCCGGGCCGGGCGCCGAGGATCCGGCTTACGCCTACCGGACTTGGGGCGACGGCAGCGCTTCGCCGTTGTACTGCCCGGTCACCGAGCGGATCAACGATCCCCTCGGCGAGGAGGTGGACCGGCGGCTGATCGCGTGGGCGGGGGAGGTCGGCTTCGACGAGCAGGAGGCGGAGCAGCTCGGGAAGGCCGGGTTCGGGCGGCTGGTCATGCTCGCGCACCCGGACTGCGAGGACCCGGACCGGCTGCTGATCTCGGCGAAGCTCAACGCGGCGTGGTGGGCCGCGGACGACCTGTACGCCGACGACACCGCCCTCGGCGCCGTCCCGGAGAAGCTCCCGCCGCGGCTGGCGCTGGCGATGGCGGCGATGGACCCGGTGCCGCCGGCGGGCGAGTTCAGCCGGGAACTCGACGAAACCCTTCGCAGCGACCGGGTTCTGGTCGCGCTCCGCTCGGGTGTCGACCACCTGCGGCAGTACGGCAGCCCGGCCCAGGTGCAGCGCGTGAACTACTCCACCTTCGCCATGTTCGTGTCCTGGAACGCCTACGCCGCCTGGCAGTACAACGACGATCCCCCACCCGCGTGGGAGTACCTCGCCGCCCGCCAGCACGACAGCTTCTACACGTCCATGACCCTGATCGACGTCCTCGGCGGTTACGAGCTGACCGCCAACCTGTTCTACGAACCGCGCGTGCGCCGCGCCGCCATCCAGGCCGGCACGGCGTCCGTGCTGGTCAACGACCTGCACTCGGTGACGAAGGACCTCGCCGACGAGAACCCGCCGGCCAACATGGTCCTGCAGGTCGCCGCCGACCGGTCCTGCCCGATCGAAGAGGCCACGGAGATCGTGGTCGACCTCCACAACCAGATCGTCCGCGACTTCCAGGCCGGCCACCGGGCCCTGGAACCCGTTGCCTCCGCTGAACTCCAGCGTTTCCTGCACGGGCTGCGGGCCTGGATGGGCGGCGGGTTCGAATGGCATTCGACCAGCCCGCGGTACCAGTAG
- a CDS encoding amidohydrolase family protein: MSIRNVNVIDGVAPGPIAGAEVVVTDGRFSAIRPADAQPAGDDGPVLDARGGYLVPGLWESHTHLGGHAFAKPEPERAKYVSQLLTDFLSAGVTTVVDLGGPLDVELAARDYLGRDAGTAAGLFFAGPAFTGVRGWPVLDDPARAAIAHQTNDADLAYRQTLELADQVDFLKCIYDGEPGAPDKLPFDALKAIVAAAHEKGKNVLVHVHERTDLEDAVAAGADGIEHAFQPQDPGSTAEARDVAALLAETNTYYCPTLVTWEQLAHNGEAGYLQKLVDGGFATPDDLPEITARPIYGREFPRHSAQDSRIRFDYAMRTLALMHDAGVKITAGSDVALLMPSPPVALLRELHLLAEAGLPLPAVLAAGTRHSAEKIGPPATAPGTITAGAVADALLLDADPYADIAHLIDRAHHVGTLRAGRASWTEPAV; this comes from the coding sequence GTGAGCATTCGCAACGTGAACGTCATCGACGGGGTGGCGCCCGGCCCGATCGCCGGTGCCGAGGTAGTGGTGACCGACGGGCGGTTCAGCGCCATCCGCCCGGCGGACGCGCAACCGGCCGGCGACGACGGCCCCGTCCTCGACGCTAGAGGCGGCTACCTGGTGCCGGGTCTGTGGGAGAGCCACACCCACTTGGGCGGACACGCTTTCGCCAAGCCCGAGCCGGAGCGGGCGAAGTACGTTTCCCAGCTGCTCACCGATTTCCTGAGCGCCGGGGTGACCACCGTCGTCGACCTCGGCGGCCCGCTGGACGTCGAACTCGCCGCCCGCGACTACCTCGGCAGGGACGCCGGCACCGCCGCCGGGTTGTTCTTCGCCGGGCCGGCGTTCACCGGGGTCCGGGGCTGGCCGGTCCTGGACGATCCGGCGCGGGCCGCGATCGCCCACCAGACGAACGATGCCGACCTCGCCTACCGGCAGACCCTGGAGCTGGCCGATCAGGTCGACTTCCTCAAATGCATCTACGACGGCGAGCCCGGCGCCCCGGACAAGCTGCCGTTCGACGCGCTCAAAGCCATCGTCGCGGCCGCGCACGAGAAGGGCAAAAACGTCCTGGTGCACGTCCACGAACGCACCGACCTGGAGGACGCGGTGGCCGCCGGCGCGGACGGCATCGAACACGCTTTCCAGCCACAGGACCCCGGCAGTACCGCCGAGGCCCGCGATGTCGCCGCGCTGCTGGCGGAGACGAACACCTACTACTGCCCCACCCTGGTCACCTGGGAGCAGCTCGCGCACAACGGCGAGGCCGGCTATCTGCAGAAGCTGGTCGATGGCGGCTTCGCCACGCCGGACGACCTCCCGGAGATCACCGCCCGGCCGATCTACGGGCGCGAGTTCCCCCGGCATTCCGCGCAGGACTCCCGTATCCGGTTCGACTACGCGATGCGCACGCTGGCGCTGATGCACGACGCGGGGGTGAAGATCACCGCGGGCAGCGACGTGGCCCTGTTGATGCCTTCGCCGCCCGTCGCCCTGCTGCGAGAACTGCACCTGCTGGCCGAGGCCGGACTGCCGCTGCCCGCGGTGCTGGCGGCCGGTACCCGGCACTCAGCCGAGAAGATCGGCCCGCCGGCGACGGCACCGGGCACGATCACCGCCGGAGCCGTCGCCGACGCGCTGCTTCTTGATGCCGACCCGTACGCGGACATCGCGCACCTGATCGACCGTGCCCACCACGTCGGGACCTTGCGGGCCGGACGGGCGAGCTGGACCGAGCCCGCAGTCTGA